Proteins found in one Methanospirillum hungatei JF-1 genomic segment:
- a CDS encoding nucleotidyltransferase domain-containing protein encodes MWQSAVQEISLDSVRIFWLDYPLITERLKEILEKFKDYPEILEVWVFGSFAQLKAVPGSDIDLLLVMKESEKRLIDRIERYQDMFSDMGMSVDVFPYTIQESDLPFVQNAKRTGICIYNVSDEQVGTQGLLYLEDAAKDILKTLRKEKENVYDDSNSLIS; translated from the coding sequence ATGTGGCAATCAGCAGTGCAGGAAATATCCTTAGATTCTGTCAGGATATTCTGGCTTGATTACCCTCTCATAACAGAAAGATTAAAGGAGATTTTAGAGAAATTTAAGGATTATCCTGAGATCCTTGAAGTCTGGGTGTTTGGCTCTTTTGCACAATTAAAAGCAGTCCCCGGGAGTGATATCGATCTGCTCCTTGTTATGAAAGAAAGTGAAAAAAGACTCATCGATAGGATAGAAAGGTACCAGGATATGTTCTCGGACATGGGAATGAGTGTCGATGTTTTTCCCTACACGATTCAGGAATCTGATCTTCCTTTTGTACAGAATGCAAAACGAACCGGGATATGCATTTATAACGTATCAGATGAGCAGGTTGGTACGCAGGGACTTTTATATCTTGAAGACGCTGCGAAAGATATCTTGAAGACGCTGCGAAAGGAAAAAGAAAACGTATACGATGACAGTAACTCATTAATTTCGTGA
- a CDS encoding oligosaccharyl transferase, archaeosortase A system-associated: MTRSKDWLNTHSSHLLLLLVIASALLGLWLRILPMDFLGNGPVQKLIFMDTWYSMRQIEQISANYPGYAWFDPMTAFPTGKDVDWGPLFPFLCASVCVLVGALSRPENMIVASYVPPLIFLLLIPIIWYLGKLSGDEKTGWIAAILLPVISGELLYRSFYGYLDHHITETLFSTLFITLIVALLLTTSTIQKPWYTKKSILLAIFAGIVYFLGLMNIQTMVLFAAICALIFLIHALVLRDRNHLFILLLHTCLFFITFTVLYLPLGLTHDGFSLSRYSIGHILAALAIPLELGFLTLFAHLFAKKPRFHYIGTVLTSFAAGYAFIAMLTPDIAAQINNSIHYFFFFSYAESYINEMQMWEPVRAWYSYNIAIFLALVGIVICIIRLIRSYQPALMAILVWGIVLMYATLMHVRYEYYVSIVIVLFSAIALSTIYSKIAASEQPEKRSKKNLEMKDQNLPYRAIAVVGILMLIIVGFSVQTVMTVADKQIGLISMTNDWADSLTRLSQISPDTGVDYHKIYQKTEFTYPEKSYGVLSWWDYGHWITFLSQRIPITSPFQDNVPPVAQFLAAQSEENAELNADDVKAKYIITDFATVTSKFAALPLWGYGRDRISQYQETYYQPSGQGGRYDPVLVLKQPYFESTAVKLHLSDGSYSPGQGGSLLTIEQSPMSGGSFKLITNAIQISSEDAQKFPTSDNQIVGSIQFTKPITDVPALGHYRLIYESPTTVAADETHQIKEVKIFERVKGFTLPGTGTIELPITTNQGRNFTWQQKSMNGTFTLPYSTQNNPYEVRATGPYRIIETGKTIEVSEDQIL, translated from the coding sequence ATGACAAGATCAAAAGACTGGCTGAATACACATTCATCGCACCTTCTTCTCCTCCTTGTGATTGCCTCTGCCCTCCTTGGACTCTGGCTCCGGATTTTACCCATGGATTTCCTTGGCAATGGTCCGGTTCAGAAACTCATTTTCATGGATACCTGGTACTCAATGCGTCAGATTGAGCAAATATCTGCAAATTACCCCGGATATGCCTGGTTCGATCCCATGACTGCGTTTCCCACAGGAAAGGATGTCGACTGGGGTCCGCTCTTCCCATTCCTCTGTGCATCTGTCTGTGTTCTTGTTGGTGCCCTGTCAAGACCGGAAAATATGATTGTCGCATCATACGTTCCTCCTTTAATATTTCTCCTTCTCATTCCCATAATCTGGTATCTGGGAAAATTATCCGGGGATGAAAAAACTGGGTGGATAGCAGCAATACTTCTTCCGGTCATCTCCGGAGAGTTATTATATCGTTCTTTTTATGGATATCTCGATCATCATATTACAGAAACACTCTTCTCAACCCTTTTCATCACCCTCATAGTCGCTCTCCTACTCACCACGAGCACCATTCAAAAGCCCTGGTATACGAAAAAAAGTATCCTCCTTGCCATCTTTGCTGGGATTGTATATTTTCTGGGTCTTATGAACATTCAGACCATGGTGCTTTTTGCAGCAATCTGCGCCCTTATCTTCCTGATCCATGCATTAGTACTCCGGGACCGGAATCATCTTTTCATTCTCCTTCTACATACCTGCCTCTTCTTTATTACATTTACAGTCCTCTATCTCCCTCTTGGATTAACACATGATGGGTTTTCTTTGAGCAGGTATTCGATAGGACATATTCTGGCAGCTCTGGCAATCCCTCTTGAACTGGGATTTCTCACTCTCTTCGCACATCTGTTCGCAAAGAAACCGCGGTTTCATTATATTGGAACTGTGTTGACCTCATTCGCCGCGGGATATGCATTCATTGCGATGCTTACCCCTGATATTGCTGCCCAGATAAACAACTCTATCCACTATTTCTTTTTCTTTTCATATGCTGAATCATATATTAATGAGATGCAGATGTGGGAACCGGTACGGGCGTGGTACTCCTACAATATTGCCATATTTCTTGCATTAGTAGGTATTGTCATCTGTATTATCAGGCTGATTCGTTCGTATCAACCTGCCTTAATGGCAATTCTTGTATGGGGAATCGTTCTCATGTATGCGACTCTGATGCATGTCCGGTATGAATATTACGTAAGTATAGTTATTGTGCTATTTTCTGCGATCGCACTCAGCACAATATATTCAAAAATTGCAGCGAGTGAGCAGCCTGAGAAACGATCAAAGAAAAACCTGGAGATGAAAGATCAGAATCTCCCATATCGTGCAATAGCAGTGGTAGGGATTTTAATGCTTATCATCGTCGGATTTTCAGTCCAGACGGTCATGACCGTTGCAGATAAGCAGATCGGTCTCATCTCAATGACAAATGACTGGGCTGACTCTCTTACCAGGCTCTCACAGATCTCCCCTGATACAGGTGTTGATTATCATAAAATCTATCAAAAAACAGAATTCACCTATCCGGAAAAATCATATGGCGTTCTTTCTTGGTGGGATTATGGACACTGGATAACCTTCCTTAGTCAAAGAATCCCCATAACATCACCCTTCCAGGATAATGTCCCTCCGGTCGCACAATTCCTGGCAGCTCAATCGGAAGAGAATGCAGAATTAAACGCGGATGATGTAAAAGCAAAATATATCATCACAGACTTTGCTACCGTCACCTCGAAATTTGCCGCCCTTCCCCTGTGGGGATATGGCAGAGATCGTATCTCTCAATACCAGGAGACCTATTATCAACCGTCCGGGCAGGGTGGCAGATATGATCCAGTTCTCGTCTTAAAACAGCCATATTTCGAAAGTACCGCTGTAAAGTTACATCTCTCCGATGGCTCATATTCTCCGGGCCAGGGAGGATCACTCCTGACCATTGAGCAATCACCAATGAGCGGAGGCTCCTTTAAATTAATCACGAATGCCATTCAAATCTCTTCTGAAGACGCACAAAAATTCCCCACATCCGATAACCAGATCGTCGGTTCCATCCAGTTCACCAAACCCATCACCGATGTCCCGGCCCTTGGTCATTACCGGCTCATCTATGAATCACCGACAACTGTTGCAGCTGATGAAACCCATCAGATAAAAGAAGTGAAAATATTTGAACGGGTGAAAGGATTCACTCTGCCCGGAACAGGAACCATTGAACTCCCTATAACCACGAATCAGGGACGGAACTTCACCTGGCAGCAAAAAAGTATGAACGGGACATTCACTCTCCCATACAGCACCCAGAACAACCCATACGAAGTACGGGCCACCGGGCCATACCGGATTATTGAAACCGGAAAAACAATTGAGGTATCTGAAGATCAGATCCTCTGA
- a CDS encoding 50S ribosomal protein L37e produces the protein MSKGTPSRGKRQTQTHLTCRRCGRMSYHKRHKICSSCGFGRSTRMRSYGWITKRPKVATH, from the coding sequence ATGTCAAAAGGAACACCATCACGAGGTAAACGACAGACTCAGACTCACCTGACATGCAGAAGATGCGGTCGGATGTCCTATCACAAGCGTCATAAAATCTGCTCATCATGTGGATTTGGTCGCTCTACCCGCATGCGTTCTTACGGCTGGATCACCAAGCGGCCGAAAGTTGCAACCCATTAA
- a CDS encoding RNA-binding protein yields MGKLTSKRRHSIRKSQVSGILERLREEIGDGADQFEGKNIEIIETNQDVHLYLIDKEPVLLEKDGILFPSLRGAVSRPFPQKRIVVDMGAVSYVVNGADIMRPGVVDVTPDVTAGKPVQIVDERHGKPLALGIALYDAADILAQEKGKVARTWHHVGDDIWNLEF; encoded by the coding sequence ATGGGTAAACTGACCTCAAAAAGAAGACATTCAATACGAAAATCCCAGGTGAGCGGCATACTGGAACGGCTCAGAGAAGAGATCGGGGATGGAGCAGATCAGTTCGAGGGGAAAAATATCGAGATAATCGAGACGAACCAGGATGTCCATCTCTATCTTATCGATAAGGAGCCTGTCCTTCTTGAAAAGGATGGGATTTTATTTCCCAGTCTGCGGGGTGCGGTAAGCCGTCCCTTCCCCCAGAAACGTATCGTGGTTGACATGGGGGCGGTGTCCTATGTGGTGAATGGTGCTGACATCATGCGACCTGGTGTAGTTGATGTAACGCCTGATGTTACTGCCGGGAAACCCGTTCAGATAGTAGATGAGCGTCATGGAAAACCACTGGCCCTTGGGATAGCATTGTATGATGCCGCCGACATCCTCGCGCAGGAGAAAGGAAAGGTTGCCCGGACCTGGCATCACGTCGGTGATGATATCTGGAATCTTGAGTTCTGA
- the sepF gene encoding cell division protein SepF translates to MGLRDLLFGSKDTSSPDEYKDLTLKEYELSENPALLVKVATVTGLRESQIVKDQVYDGNIVIVDITRLKMDKINYERVMKDFYQVARDVDGDIVGLGDQQYVIITPKNVKISRDRIGGGA, encoded by the coding sequence ATGGGACTTCGCGACCTTCTCTTCGGAAGCAAGGATACCTCTTCCCCGGACGAATATAAAGATCTCACTCTGAAAGAGTACGAACTAAGTGAAAACCCAGCCCTTCTTGTCAAGGTCGCCACGGTTACTGGTCTGCGGGAAAGTCAGATCGTCAAAGATCAGGTATATGACGGGAATATTGTTATTGTTGACATTACCCGCCTGAAAATGGACAAGATCAATTATGAACGGGTCATGAAAGACTTCTACCAGGTGGCCCGTGATGTTGACGGAGATATTGTCGGCCTTGGTGATCAGCAATACGTGATCATCACCCCAAAAAACGTCAAGATCTCCCGTGACCGCATCGGTGGCGGTGCCTGA
- a CDS encoding mannose-1-phosphate guanylyltransferase/mannose-6-phosphate isomerase has product MNQIYTIILAGGVGTRLWPLSRTYYPKQFLQVNGHSLFQKTYLRAVENSNPSDIYVVTNELHHFLVKNQINELRYPIADEQILLEPSGKNTLPAIAWGVTEIAKKNPDSVIMVFPSDHLLGASAGEELRSAIPLCEHYLVTFGIIPDSPHTGYGYIAPGNPLEKGFQVHEFKEKPDEDTARQYVKDGYFWNSGMFLFSVQVFMNELIRYQPIIADIFEKGGSWDELPSVSIDYGILEHSNNVAVVPLSSSWSDLGNFNAWYEISGKDACDNSGNCMAIESYGNFVTTKDRFAALIGIKDTIVVETCDALLVCRRDMAERVGDLVKDLKKQGNPITEIHRLVYRPWGSYLGLETGPGFQIKRLTVNPGMRLSLQRHHHRSEHWVVVHGTADVELDGKQLFVRPGESTFVPAGVMHRLGNSGKIPLEVIEVQIGEYLEEDDIERTEDDFKRV; this is encoded by the coding sequence GTGAATCAGATATACACCATCATTTTAGCAGGAGGGGTCGGGACCAGGCTCTGGCCTCTTTCGAGAACCTACTATCCAAAGCAGTTTCTTCAGGTGAATGGTCACTCACTCTTTCAAAAGACGTACCTGAGAGCAGTTGAAAACAGCAATCCTTCAGATATTTATGTAGTAACGAATGAACTACATCATTTCCTGGTAAAAAATCAGATAAATGAACTCAGATATCCAATTGCAGATGAGCAGATCCTGCTCGAACCTTCAGGAAAAAACACCCTCCCGGCAATTGCGTGGGGAGTTACAGAAATCGCGAAGAAAAACCCGGATTCGGTTATCATGGTTTTTCCCAGCGATCACCTCCTTGGAGCATCAGCCGGTGAGGAGTTGCGTTCAGCAATCCCTTTATGTGAACACTACCTGGTTACATTTGGAATTATTCCTGACAGTCCGCATACCGGATATGGATACATTGCGCCTGGCAATCCATTGGAGAAAGGATTCCAGGTACACGAGTTTAAAGAGAAACCAGATGAGGATACTGCACGGCAGTATGTGAAGGATGGATATTTCTGGAACAGCGGGATGTTTCTCTTTTCTGTTCAGGTTTTTATGAATGAACTGATACGATATCAGCCGATTATTGCAGACATTTTTGAAAAGGGGGGTTCCTGGGATGAACTTCCTTCAGTTTCAATAGATTACGGCATTCTCGAACATTCAAATAACGTAGCTGTTGTTCCTCTTTCTTCCAGTTGGTCCGATCTTGGTAATTTTAATGCATGGTATGAGATATCGGGGAAGGATGCTTGTGACAATTCAGGGAATTGTATGGCCATAGAGTCATATGGAAATTTTGTGACGACCAAGGACCGGTTTGCAGCCCTTATCGGGATAAAAGACACGATTGTTGTCGAGACTTGTGACGCATTACTTGTCTGCCGGCGCGACATGGCAGAAAGAGTAGGAGACCTGGTTAAGGATCTGAAAAAGCAGGGGAACCCGATTACTGAAATACACCGTCTGGTTTACCGACCCTGGGGGTCCTATCTTGGGCTTGAAACCGGGCCCGGGTTTCAGATTAAGCGACTGACGGTGAATCCTGGTATGCGCTTATCACTGCAACGACATCATCACCGGAGTGAACACTGGGTTGTGGTGCATGGGACCGCTGATGTGGAACTTGATGGAAAGCAGCTCTTTGTCAGACCGGGTGAGAGTACGTTTGTCCCTGCGGGAGTTATGCACCGGCTCGGGAACTCAGGAAAGATTCCCCTTGAGGTGATTGAAGTCCAGATAGGTGAGTATCTTGAAGAGGATGATATCGAGCGGACCGAGGATGACTTTAAACGGGTATAA
- a CDS encoding ZPR1 zinc finger domain-containing protein produces the protein MEQDVRGICPACGEEVDWTYKTENIPYFSDILIITCSCPECGYRFSDVQNISTNEPVRYIYCACCEDDLSVRVVRSSAAKITIPELGVEINPGPACEGFVSNVEGVLLRVDKVLDGILIDGEDEQRRRARALKERIINIRDGKESITLIIEDPHGNSLIYSDNAKKEIYCPESE, from the coding sequence TTGGAACAGGATGTCAGAGGGATCTGTCCGGCCTGCGGGGAAGAGGTTGACTGGACATATAAAACGGAGAATATTCCCTATTTTTCCGATATACTGATTATTACCTGCTCATGTCCTGAGTGCGGGTATCGGTTTTCAGACGTGCAGAATATCAGCACGAATGAGCCGGTCCGGTACATCTATTGTGCGTGCTGTGAGGATGACCTCTCGGTCAGGGTTGTCAGGAGTAGTGCTGCAAAGATTACCATCCCTGAACTTGGGGTGGAGATCAATCCCGGCCCGGCCTGTGAAGGGTTCGTGTCAAATGTGGAAGGGGTTCTGCTCAGAGTTGACAAGGTTCTTGATGGGATTCTGATCGATGGCGAAGATGAACAACGGAGAAGAGCACGTGCCCTGAAGGAGAGAATTATAAACATCCGGGATGGAAAAGAGAGCATCACGCTTATTATTGAAGATCCTCACGGAAATTCACTCATCTATTCGGACAATGCAAAAAAAGAGATATATTGTCCTGAATCAGAATAA
- the serA gene encoding phosphoglycerate dehydrogenase: protein MTYTILVSDELAEEGIEILREHAMVDVNTGLSEDELVATIENYDALLVRSGTQVTERVIEAGKRLRFIGRAGAGVDNIDMNAATRRGVIVANAPEGNTLAATEHTMAMMQSLCRNIPQANASMQAGEWKRSKFMGVELNEKILGIVGLGRIGREVAKRASSFNMHIIGYDPFISPDKAAEMGIESMSLEALFTKADIITVHTPLIKETRHIINEKSIATMKDGVRIINCARGGIIDEAALAAAVKSGKVAGAAIDVFEEEPPKDSPLIGIPNIIVTPHLGASTVEAQKNVAISIAKQCLEVLGGGDAKYVVNAPIIPSEQHEIIEPYATLGERIGRLMIQIVDGRVQKLEMIYGGDLAALGQSTKLITHMAIKGLLDPILRFPVNMVNAAYIAKDRGIAVSETTTGESAGYKNLLTMKVTTDSSELVIAGSVLYKGGARIVSIAGYTMDMVPEGAVIISRHLDRPGVIGRASTILGEHQINIAGMQVGRFQPGEEAIMVLNVDGDVPEEVMEAIRGMPGIYSAKFARI from the coding sequence GTGACATATACCATCCTTGTTAGTGACGAACTCGCGGAAGAAGGCATAGAAATTCTTCGCGAACATGCCATGGTGGATGTAAACACCGGGCTTTCTGAAGATGAACTGGTAGCAACCATTGAGAATTATGACGCGCTGCTTGTCAGGTCAGGCACCCAGGTGACCGAGCGGGTCATTGAGGCAGGCAAGAGACTCCGGTTTATCGGGCGTGCAGGGGCCGGGGTTGACAATATTGATATGAATGCTGCCACCCGTCGTGGCGTGATAGTTGCCAATGCTCCTGAAGGAAATACCCTGGCAGCAACCGAGCATACCATGGCCATGATGCAGTCACTCTGCCGGAATATCCCCCAGGCGAATGCATCCATGCAGGCAGGGGAATGGAAGCGATCCAAATTCATGGGTGTTGAACTGAATGAGAAGATCCTCGGGATTGTCGGGCTTGGGCGTATCGGACGAGAGGTTGCAAAACGCGCATCATCATTTAACATGCATATCATTGGATATGACCCATTTATCTCTCCGGATAAAGCAGCGGAGATGGGCATCGAATCGATGTCTCTTGAGGCTCTCTTTACCAAAGCCGACATCATCACGGTTCATACCCCACTCATCAAAGAGACCCGGCATATCATCAATGAAAAGTCCATCGCCACGATGAAAGACGGGGTCCGGATTATTAACTGTGCCCGTGGAGGAATCATTGATGAAGCGGCATTGGCGGCGGCTGTGAAATCCGGAAAGGTAGCCGGGGCTGCTATCGATGTATTTGAAGAAGAGCCGCCAAAAGACTCTCCGCTCATCGGCATTCCAAATATCATAGTGACCCCCCATCTTGGGGCAAGTACGGTGGAAGCCCAGAAGAATGTGGCAATCTCCATAGCAAAGCAGTGTCTTGAGGTTCTTGGTGGCGGTGATGCGAAATATGTCGTGAATGCGCCGATCATCCCATCCGAACAACATGAGATCATTGAGCCCTATGCAACCCTGGGAGAGCGGATAGGCCGGCTCATGATCCAGATCGTTGACGGGCGTGTCCAGAAACTGGAGATGATCTATGGCGGGGATCTTGCTGCCCTTGGGCAGTCCACGAAACTTATCACCCATATGGCGATCAAGGGACTGCTCGATCCTATCCTCCGGTTCCCGGTCAATATGGTAAATGCCGCGTACATTGCCAAGGACAGAGGTATTGCCGTTTCTGAGACAACAACCGGCGAGTCTGCAGGGTATAAAAATCTCCTCACCATGAAGGTAACCACTGATAGTTCTGAACTGGTGATCGCCGGATCAGTTCTGTATAAGGGTGGCGCGAGGATAGTGTCAATTGCAGGGTACACCATGGACATGGTCCCCGAAGGAGCGGTTATCATCTCACGGCATCTTGACCGTCCGGGAGTTATTGGCAGGGCATCCACCATCCTTGGTGAACATCAGATCAATATTGCCGGCATGCAGGTCGGCAGATTCCAGCCAGGTGAGGAAGCAATCATGGTCCTGAATGTTGATGGGGATGTTCCGGAAGAGGTAATGGAAGCGATCCGTGGTATGCCGGGTATCTACTCAGCAAAATTTGCCAGGATCTAA
- the purF gene encoding amidophosphoribosyltransferase has product MCGIVGITSSADVSFSLYYALYALQHRGQESAGIATFNGSGLCKHKGNGLVSEVFSEQMLRSLVGTVGIGHVRYPTTGENRPENIQPFLFTFRGHVIALAHNGNLVNYRELRAQFEDRGQIFWSTSDTEIISKIITESIRKGGTIEDAVKKCMACLKGSYSVVMLYDGDLYAFRDPHGIRPLCFGRTESGYMVASESVAIDALNGKYERDVFPGEMIHISGDEIRFKQIAVASRKGHCVFEFIYFARADSRIDGSLVYDVRRKIGAMIYEENPVQADAVCTVPDSGTAYAVGFSERSSIPFMECLIKNRYMGRTFIMPTQEKRERAVRIKLNPIPDHLRDRSIILVDDSIVRGTTSRRIIETMRDAGAREIHMRIGSPIIKAPCYLGVDMPTRAELIGSDKDVDEVRKSITATSLHYISIESLVRAIGLPRHDLCLGCLTGCYPVEIRDEQSDDRCITMVDRDVQTSLFERKFFMPERSQDWIAQAKFDLKAAVDNCKAGNYEWACFISEQAAEKSIKALYQYYGGDARGHSVEKLFIGLTDYVEISRELLSDAKRLDRLYIISRYPDGLTYGTPHEHFTKEDAHVAISSAGNILRFCQDILA; this is encoded by the coding sequence ATGTGCGGGATCGTTGGCATCACTAGTTCTGCCGACGTCTCTTTTTCTCTTTATTATGCGTTATATGCTCTCCAGCACCGTGGTCAGGAGAGTGCGGGCATTGCCACATTTAACGGTTCAGGCCTGTGTAAACACAAAGGAAACGGTTTAGTCTCTGAAGTATTCAGTGAGCAGATGCTCAGATCGCTGGTCGGGACCGTTGGAATCGGGCATGTCAGATATCCGACCACCGGCGAGAACCGGCCTGAGAACATTCAGCCATTTTTATTCACATTTCGCGGGCATGTGATCGCACTGGCGCATAATGGGAACCTCGTGAATTATCGGGAGCTCAGAGCTCAGTTTGAGGACCGGGGGCAGATCTTCTGGTCCACATCAGATACGGAGATCATCTCCAAGATAATTACCGAGTCAATCAGAAAAGGAGGCACCATAGAGGATGCGGTGAAGAAATGCATGGCCTGTCTGAAAGGATCCTACTCAGTGGTGATGCTCTACGACGGGGACCTCTATGCATTTCGTGACCCGCATGGTATCCGGCCACTCTGTTTTGGCAGGACAGAATCAGGGTACATGGTTGCATCAGAGAGTGTAGCGATTGATGCCCTGAATGGAAAATATGAACGGGATGTGTTCCCGGGTGAGATGATCCATATCTCCGGGGATGAGATCAGGTTTAAACAGATAGCTGTAGCCTCGCGGAAGGGGCACTGTGTCTTTGAGTTTATCTATTTTGCACGGGCTGATTCCCGTATTGACGGATCTCTTGTGTATGATGTGCGCAGGAAGATCGGGGCGATGATATATGAGGAAAACCCGGTTCAGGCAGATGCTGTCTGCACGGTCCCTGATTCGGGGACTGCATATGCGGTCGGTTTTTCTGAGCGGTCCTCTATTCCCTTCATGGAATGCCTGATTAAAAACCGGTACATGGGGCGGACTTTTATCATGCCGACCCAGGAGAAACGTGAGCGGGCAGTCAGGATAAAACTCAATCCGATACCGGATCATCTCCGTGATCGGTCAATCATCCTGGTCGATGATTCCATTGTCAGAGGAACGACATCACGCCGGATTATTGAGACGATGCGGGATGCCGGGGCACGGGAGATACATATGAGAATAGGCTCGCCTATCATCAAGGCTCCGTGTTACCTGGGGGTCGACATGCCCACGAGGGCAGAACTTATCGGCAGTGACAAGGACGTAGATGAAGTCAGGAAAAGTATCACCGCCACCAGTCTTCATTATATATCTATTGAATCCCTGGTACGTGCCATAGGTCTCCCCCGTCATGACCTGTGTCTTGGATGTCTGACCGGATGTTACCCGGTTGAGATCAGGGATGAGCAGTCTGATGATCGGTGCATTACCATGGTAGACCGGGATGTGCAGACATCCCTGTTCGAGAGAAAATTTTTTATGCCAGAGAGAAGTCAGGACTGGATAGCGCAGGCGAAATTCGATTTGAAAGCAGCGGTTGATAATTGTAAAGCTGGAAATTATGAATGGGCATGTTTTATATCAGAGCAGGCAGCAGAGAAATCCATAAAAGCCTTGTACCAGTATTATGGAGGTGACGCCAGGGGTCATTCTGTCGAGAAACTATTCATCGGGTTGACAGACTATGTTGAGATCTCTCGAGAGTTACTCTCTGATGCAAAACGACTTGACAGACTTTATATTATCAGCCGATACCCGGACGGGCTGACATATGGTACACCTCATGAACACTTTACCAAGGAAGATGCACATGTGGCAATCAGCAGTGCAGGAAATATCCTTAGATTCTGTCAGGATATTCTGGCTTGA
- a CDS encoding LSM domain-containing protein — MTKRPMDILDQVLNRQPVLISLKGGREIKGVLQGYDVHMNLVLDKAEEIVQGQAQSIGTLIIRGDNVIYISPNPQ, encoded by the coding sequence ATGACTAAAAGACCTATGGATATTTTAGATCAGGTCCTGAATCGCCAACCAGTACTGATATCCCTTAAAGGGGGCAGAGAAATCAAAGGAGTTCTCCAGGGATACGACGTCCACATGAACCTTGTGCTCGATAAAGCCGAGGAGATCGTGCAAGGACAGGCACAGAGTATCGGTACCCTGATTATTCGCGGCGATAATGTAATCTACATCTCCCCGAATCCCCAATAA